In one window of Burkholderia cenocepacia DNA:
- a CDS encoding response regulator transcription factor, with protein sequence MRILIAEDDSILADGLTRSLRQSGYAVDHVKSGVDADTALSMQTFDLLILDLGLPKMSGLDVLKRLRARNSNLPVLILTAADSVDERVKGLDLGADDYMAKPFALNELEARVRALTRRGAGGGPTVVRHGSLAFDQVGRIAYANDHVLDLSARELGLLEVLLQRIGRLVSKEQLVDHLCEWGEEVSNNAIEVYVHRLRKKIEPSGVRISTVRGLGYCLEKVAPATPADTAAPQPAAAGTPLR encoded by the coding sequence ATGCGAATTCTCATCGCCGAAGACGACAGCATACTCGCGGACGGCCTCACCCGGTCACTCCGCCAATCGGGCTATGCCGTCGATCACGTGAAGAGCGGCGTCGACGCCGACACCGCGCTGTCGATGCAGACTTTCGACCTGCTGATCCTCGATCTCGGGCTGCCGAAAATGTCCGGGCTCGACGTGCTCAAGCGCCTGCGCGCGCGCAATTCCAATCTCCCCGTGCTGATCCTGACCGCCGCCGACAGCGTCGACGAACGCGTGAAGGGGCTCGACCTCGGCGCCGACGACTACATGGCCAAGCCGTTCGCGCTCAACGAGCTCGAGGCGCGCGTGCGCGCGCTGACCCGGCGCGGCGCCGGCGGCGGCCCGACCGTCGTGCGCCACGGCTCGCTCGCGTTCGACCAGGTCGGCCGCATCGCGTACGCGAACGATCACGTGCTCGATCTCTCCGCGCGCGAACTCGGCCTGCTCGAGGTGCTGCTGCAGCGGATCGGCCGCCTCGTGTCGAAGGAACAGCTCGTCGATCACCTGTGCGAATGGGGCGAGGAAGTCAGCAACAACGCGATCGAAGTCTACGTGCACCGGCTGCGCAAGAAGATCGAGCCGAGCGGCGTGCGGATCTCGACCGTGCGCGGCCTCGGCTATTGCCTCGAGAAGGTCGCGCCCGCGACGCCGGCCGACACGGCGGCGCCCCAGCCCGCGGCGGCCGGCACGCCGCTGCGCTGA
- the recA gene encoding recombinase RecA — protein MEDSKKGSGMTAEKSKALAAALAQIEKQFGKGSIMRMGDGEATENIQVVSTGSLGLDIALGVGGLPRGRVVEIYGPESSGKTTLTLQVIAELQKIGGTAAFIDAEHALDVQYASKLGVNVPELLISQPDTGEQALEITDALVRSGSIDMIVIDSVAALVPKAEIEGEMGDSLPGLQARLMSQALRKLTGTIKRTNCLVIFINQIRMKIGVMFGNPETTTGGNALKFYSSVRLDIRRIGSIKKNDEVIGNETRVKVVKNKVSPPFREAIFDILYGEGISRQGEIIDLGVQAKIVDKAGAWYSYNGEKIGQGKDNAREFLRENPEIAREIENRIRESLGVVSMPDGVANEAEALDEEE, from the coding sequence ATGGAAGATAGCAAGAAGGGCTCCGGGATGACCGCCGAGAAGAGCAAGGCGCTGGCGGCCGCACTCGCGCAGATCGAGAAGCAGTTCGGCAAGGGCTCGATCATGCGCATGGGCGACGGCGAGGCGACCGAGAATATCCAGGTCGTCTCCACGGGGTCGCTGGGTCTCGACATCGCGCTGGGCGTTGGCGGCCTGCCGCGCGGCCGGGTGGTCGAGATCTACGGTCCGGAATCGTCCGGTAAGACCACCCTCACGCTGCAAGTCATCGCTGAACTGCAGAAGATCGGCGGCACGGCAGCCTTCATCGACGCCGAGCACGCGCTCGACGTCCAGTACGCGTCGAAGCTCGGCGTGAACGTGCCGGAACTGCTGATCTCGCAGCCGGACACCGGTGAGCAGGCGCTCGAAATCACCGATGCGCTGGTGCGCTCGGGCTCGATCGACATGATCGTCATCGACTCGGTCGCGGCGCTCGTGCCGAAGGCCGAAATCGAAGGCGAGATGGGCGATTCGCTGCCGGGTCTGCAGGCTCGCCTGATGTCGCAGGCGCTGCGCAAGCTGACCGGCACGATCAAGCGCACGAACTGCCTGGTGATCTTCATCAACCAGATCCGGATGAAGATCGGCGTGATGTTCGGCAACCCGGAAACCACCACGGGCGGCAACGCGCTGAAGTTCTATTCGTCGGTGCGTCTCGACATTCGCCGGATCGGCTCGATCAAGAAGAACGACGAGGTGATCGGCAACGAAACCCGCGTGAAGGTCGTCAAGAACAAGGTGTCGCCGCCGTTCCGCGAAGCGATCTTCGACATCCTGTACGGCGAAGGCATTTCGCGTCAGGGCGAGATCATCGATCTCGGCGTGCAGGCGAAGATCGTCGACAAGGCGGGCGCCTGGTACAGCTACAACGGCGAGAAGATCGGCCAGGGCAAGGACAATGCGCGTGAATTCCTGCGCGAGAATCCGGAAATCGCACGCGAGATCGAAAACCGCATCCGCGAATCGCTCGGTGTCGTCAGCATGCCCGATGGCGTAGCCAACGAAGCCGAGGCGTTGGACGAAGAAGAGTAA
- a CDS encoding sensor histidine kinase, which produces MATPAHSPSRHPTGAPSSAADEARDARYENPFAPPDETESPETPRPRSLFGEILDWMLAPLLLLWPMSIAVTYLVAKTIANSPFDRALETNAYVLARQIHPVNGVAELTLPEQTRDFLRADNIDSVYFQVLGTRGELVAGEADMPLPRDEDRPPPGVVVFRDDLLRGNDVRVAYTTVALPQASGAQPVLVQVGETLDKRNALANDIIKGVILPQFVILPLAILLVWFGLSRGLAPLNALQAHIRARRPDDLSPVEAQRAPPEIEPLVTSFNDLLARLEQNMALQKRFIADAAHQMKTPLAGLRTQAEFALRHPVPPDVQRSLEQIATSSEQAARLVTQLLALARAENRASGLTFEPVEIGSLARRTVRDWVQAALAKRMDLGYEGPDDDAPLKVDGSPVMLREMLGNLVDNAIRYTPEGGRITVRVRAERAARRVHLEVEDTGPGIPAGERERVVERFYRILGREGDGSGLGLAIVREIATQHGGTLTLDDHVYQHAPRLAGTLVRISLPLTDTAPD; this is translated from the coding sequence ATGGCCACGCCGGCCCATTCCCCTTCCCGCCACCCGACCGGCGCGCCGTCGTCGGCTGCCGACGAGGCGCGCGACGCGCGCTACGAAAACCCGTTCGCGCCGCCCGACGAAACCGAATCGCCCGAAACGCCGCGCCCGCGCTCGCTGTTCGGCGAAATCCTCGACTGGATGCTCGCGCCGCTGCTGCTGCTGTGGCCGATGAGCATCGCCGTCACCTATCTCGTCGCGAAGACGATCGCGAACAGCCCGTTCGATCGCGCGCTCGAGACCAACGCCTACGTGCTCGCGCGGCAGATCCATCCGGTCAACGGCGTCGCCGAGCTGACGCTGCCGGAGCAGACGCGCGACTTCCTGCGCGCGGACAACATCGACAGCGTCTACTTCCAGGTGCTCGGCACGCGCGGCGAGCTGGTCGCCGGCGAAGCCGACATGCCGCTGCCGCGCGACGAGGACCGCCCGCCGCCAGGCGTCGTCGTGTTCCGCGACGACCTGCTGCGCGGCAACGACGTGCGTGTCGCGTATACGACCGTCGCGCTGCCGCAGGCGAGCGGCGCGCAGCCCGTGCTCGTGCAGGTCGGCGAAACGCTCGACAAGCGCAACGCGCTCGCCAACGACATCATCAAGGGCGTGATCCTGCCGCAATTCGTGATCCTGCCGCTCGCGATCCTGCTCGTCTGGTTCGGGCTGTCGCGCGGGCTCGCGCCGCTCAACGCGCTGCAGGCGCACATTCGCGCGCGGCGGCCCGACGACCTGTCGCCCGTCGAGGCGCAGCGCGCGCCGCCCGAGATCGAGCCGCTCGTCACGTCGTTCAACGACCTGCTCGCGCGCCTCGAACAGAACATGGCGCTGCAGAAACGCTTCATCGCCGACGCCGCGCACCAGATGAAGACGCCGCTCGCGGGCCTGCGCACGCAGGCCGAGTTCGCGCTGCGCCATCCGGTGCCGCCCGACGTGCAGCGCTCGCTCGAGCAGATCGCGACGAGCTCCGAGCAGGCCGCGCGGCTCGTCACGCAACTGCTGGCGCTCGCGCGCGCCGAGAACCGCGCGAGCGGGCTGACGTTCGAGCCGGTCGAGATCGGTTCGCTCGCGCGGCGCACCGTGCGCGACTGGGTGCAGGCCGCGCTCGCGAAACGCATGGACCTCGGGTACGAAGGCCCGGACGACGACGCGCCGCTCAAGGTCGACGGCAGTCCGGTGATGCTGCGCGAGATGCTCGGCAACCTGGTCGACAACGCGATCCGCTATACGCCCGAAGGCGGCCGCATCACGGTGCGCGTGCGGGCCGAGCGCGCGGCGCGGCGCGTGCATCTCGAAGTCGAGGATACCGGCCCCGGCATCCCGGCCGGCGAGCGCGAGCGCGTCGTCGAACGTTTCTACCGGATCCTCGGCCGCGAAGGCGACGGCAGCGGCCTCGGGCTCGCGATCGTGCGCGAGATCGCCACGCAGCACGGCGGCACGCTGACGCTCGACGATCACGTCTACCAGCACGCGCCGCGCCTCGCCGGCACGCTGGTGCGCATCAGCCTGCCGCTGACCGATACCGCCCCGGATTAA